Part of the Pyrobaculum calidifontis JCM 11548 genome, AGTACGGCGGCAAGACTCTGTCCAAGACGCCTCAGCCGCAACAGCAGAAAAAGCCGGCTAAGCCAATTCCACAGCCCCAGCGTAGCCGCTTGCCGGAGCTGGAACTAGTCGACGACTTCGGCGACGTTATTAGGAGGGCGCGGGAGAACTTGGGTCTCTCAAGAGAGACTTTGGCGGCTATGTTGGGCATAAAGGAGACGGTGCTGAGGAGAATAGAGGCGGGCCAGCTACAGCCCGACCTAGCTCTTGCTAGAAAAATTGAAAAGGCGCTTGGGATTAGGATTCTTGTCGAGAGCAGGGAGGAGACCGCGTCGAGCAGTAGCGCCAAGCTTGAAAAGGGGCTCACCTTGGGCGAGGTCGCTGAAATACGAGACGAAGGTGAAGAGTAGGGCGCTTCTCGCCTACGTCGGCCCCAAGGAGCAGGCCCTGAGCAATAAAATTGAGGAATTCGTCTCGCTGGCGGAGGCCGCGGGCTTTGACGTTGTCGACGTTGTTACACAGTTTGGCAGACCCGACACCAGGTTTTACCTAGGCACAGGCAAAGCGCGGGAGGTGGCGCTCCGCGACTTTGACATATTTGTCGCGTACCACACTTTGACTCCCCTACAAGTTTTCAACTTGGAAAAATTGTTTAAAAGGAGGGTCTTGGATAGAGTTTACTTAATACTTACAATTTTTGAAAAGAGGGCCGGAAGCACAGAGTCTAAGTTGCAGATTGAACTTGCACGGCTTAGGTACGAGCTCCCGAGAGTAAAGGAATATCTGCGGAGAGCAAAGATGGGCGAGCAGCTGGGGTTTATGGGCGCTGGCGAGTACATAATTGACGCCTATTACCGCCACATGGTCAAACGCATGGCCACGATAAAGAGAAAGCTTGAGGAAGTTAGGAAAAACAGGGCCATGCACATACAGCGGAGGAAGAGGTCGGGCGTGCCAGAGGTGGTCATAACCGGCTACACAAGTGCGGGGAAGACTACCCTCTTCAATAGGTTGACCAACGAGGACAAGCTAGTAGACGGCAGGCCCTTCGCGACGCTGGAGACCTACAGCAGGGCCCTAGACTTATGGGGCAAGAGAGTTGTGATCACAGACACAATAGGGTTCATAGACGACTTGCCCCCCTTCCTAATAGAGTCGTTTCACTCGACTCTCCAAGAGGTCACAGAGGCAGACGTGGTGCTACTAGTCGTAGACGGGTCCGATCCGCCTGGCGAGCTTAGCAGAAAGCTTGAGACATCTATGGAGACCCTGGGAGAGGTAGGCGTCTCAAGGGACAGAGTGATCCCGGTTGTAAATAAAGTGGACAGGATAGGCATAGGGCGTGTCAGAGAGCTGAGGTCTGTGTTAGCGAAGTACTTCACTTGGTTTATCCCCATATCAGCG contains:
- a CDS encoding multiprotein bridging factor aMBF1 — its product is MYCEICGRPIEGEPIAIELDGAVLYVCRSCAAKYGGKTLSKTPQPQQQKKPAKPIPQPQRSRLPELELVDDFGDVIRRARENLGLSRETLAAMLGIKETVLRRIEAGQLQPDLALARKIEKALGIRILVESREETASSSSAKLEKGLTLGEVAEIRDEGEE
- the hflX gene encoding GTPase HflX, whose amino-acid sequence is MKSRALLAYVGPKEQALSNKIEEFVSLAEAAGFDVVDVVTQFGRPDTRFYLGTGKAREVALRDFDIFVAYHTLTPLQVFNLEKLFKRRVLDRVYLILTIFEKRAGSTESKLQIELARLRYELPRVKEYLRRAKMGEQLGFMGAGEYIIDAYYRHMVKRMATIKRKLEEVRKNRAMHIQRRKRSGVPEVVITGYTSAGKTTLFNRLTNEDKLVDGRPFATLETYSRALDLWGKRVVITDTIGFIDDLPPFLIESFHSTLQEVTEADVVLLVVDGSDPPGELSRKLETSMETLGEVGVSRDRVIPVVNKVDRIGIGRVRELRSVLAKYFTWFIPISALTGFGIEALKAVLFFKVPGYILTKTQDREARGLRVGDVVFVPIPEDAGRF